The genomic segment ACCACCACTGGACACCTGTAACCGGCATCTGCGAGCCTAGCGAGCAGCCTGACACAGCTATCATGCGGGAAGCTTTGGAAGAAACGGGGCTGCAGATTCAGGTGGACCGCCTGCTGTGGGTGCAAGCCATCGACGCGTTGACCTATATCAATGGAGACGTTGCCAGTTACATGGACACCGCATTTGCCTGTTCGGTAGTCCCCGGCACATCGTCTATTCCTCATGTTGCCGACGATGAGAGCGTCGCAGTCGGTTGGTTTCATGTTGACGAGCTGCCGGCCATGAAGCCGCGTTTTGAGCATTTAATTACAATCGCAAGCACAGGAACTTCCCGTAGTCCGGCGGGCTGGGGACCAGCGTCAACCTAGGAGAAAGAGTTGCGCTATAATGCAACTCGCTGGCATTGCAGAGAAAGCTGATGATGTTTCATGTCCGACGCATGCGGTTGCACCACTTCCACACCAGCCGAGAACACTCACGGTGCTAGGTACCAATTCTGGGATAACGCCCTCATCCTTCCCATCCTGTCCGGGCTGTTATTAGTGTTGGGCGTGATCACCGAGGGCCGGGTGCCTGGGACAGTTCACCAACTCTTCTTCTGGGCCTCTCTCGTTGCTGGTGGCATCACTTTTGTACCGGATGCACTCAAGCGATTGGTCCTGCCTGGACGTCGCCTCCGCCAACGCTTGAGCATCGGCCTACTTATGACCATCAGCGCAATTGGCGCGGTGTTACTCGGATACACCGCCGAAGCAGCAGCGCTAGCATTCCTGTTTTCCATTGCGGAAACCTTGGAAGACCGGGCATTCGCCCAGGCACGGAGTAGTTTGCGTTCACTCTACGAACTAATCCCCTCCACGGCGACAGTTCGGCGAGGCGCGGAGACAGTGGAGATCACATCAGCAGACATCGTTCCTGGGGATGTGATTGTGCTTCGGGCAGGTGATGCCGCCCCCACTGATGGCAATGTTTCACGTGGAACATCGTCACTTGATACCGCTGCCATCACTGGAGAATCCCTCCCGCGCGACGTTGCAGAAGGTGATGAGGTGCACGCTGGGAGCATTAACCTTGCCGCGCCCATCGAGATCACAGCAACCAGCCCAGGGACCGATAATTCCATCACCACCATCGTTCGCCTCGTCGAAGACGCACAGAACAAGCAGGGCGAACGCGCACGACTGGCTGACCGTATCGCCCGCCCCCTCATTCCAGGCGTGCTGGTCCTGTCACTTCTTGTTGGTGTCATTGGTTCGTTTCTAGGCGATCCTGCCACATGGATCACTCGCGCGCTGATCGTTCTTGTCGCGGCATCTCCCTGCGCTATCGCCATTGCCGTCCCTGTAACCGTAATTTCTGCCATCGGAGCGGCTACACGCTGGGGCGTGATCATCACCTCGGGCTCCGCTTTTGAACGTTTAGGAGCTATTGATCGGCTGGCTTTTGATAAAACCGGTACATTGACCGCGAATCGCCCCACGGTCACCACCGTTATTGGCGACCCCGACACAGTGGCCTTAGCCGCATCAGTGGAACAACACAGCCTACATCCCTTGGCGCAGGCCATCGTTGCCGCGCACGAAGGCCCGCTATTAGAAACCCATAACATCGTCGAAACCCCAGGTCAAGGCATTAAAGCCGAGGTTATTGACTCAGCTGGGCAATCCAGAACAATAACAATCCAAAGTCCCCGTTCCTGCACATTTCTTCAAGAAAAATGGGCGCACACAACACACGACCTTGAACAAACTGGTGCCACGGTCGTCGTCGTGGCCGAAGATGACACCGTAAAAGGGCTTGTGGGCATCGGCGATCCCGCGCGGGAATCTTCAGCTCGGGCGATTGAAGAACTACACACGATGGGTATCCGCACCGCGATGCTCACTGGCGACAACAAGCACGCGGGGAAAGCGCTTGCCACCACCGTCGGAATCGACGAGGTTCACGCTGAACTTCTGCCAGAGGATAAGGCACAGTTCGTTGATGGACGCTGGGCCATGGTAGGGGACGGGATTAACGACGCCCCGGCACTCGCCGCCGCAACGGTCGGCATTGCCATGGGCGCCACAGGTACCGACGCCGCGATGGCTTCAGCTGATGTCGCGCTCACCGGAACCGATCTGCGGCTCCTTCCACGGGCTATGGCCCACGCGAGAGCTGCGCGGCGCATCATGAATGTGAATATCGGGTTAGCGCTGGCGATTATTGTTGCTTTGCCCCCGCTTGCCCTCTGCGGGGTACTTGGTCTTGCGGAGGTGGTGTTCATCCATGAAGTCGCGGAAGTAGCTATCATAGCTAACGGTCTGCGCGCAGGATTGAGGCGACGCTCGCAAATGTTGCTTTAAAAAGCAACTCAGCATTACGTGAATGCGCTACGTCGTTACATTATCAATTACGTCACTTGTGACGATAAAACAGAGCGCATAAAATTATGTGACACAGGCAGGAGAGTGCTACTCTTAAAGACATGTCGAATGCTTGTCTGTTCCTTGGCACCTCATGGTGGTGGCGCGCTGAGTAAGCGAGCCACAATAGCAGCACTCACAACCCCTCAGCCCATGGCTCGCACGCTTCTCTTCTAGGCGTCCGGGCCATTGTTTTATCTACAGACAATCAAGGCCCGCCTCAGAGGAAAGCGTGTAACCACCCTCCTACGAAAGGCCCTTAGATGTCTCATCCGCACCGCGACACTCTCCTCAACGCCTACTTTGGCGAATTCGGTGGACAGTACGTCCCAGACATGTTGTATCCGGTCCTGGATGAACTAGAGCAAGCGTATGTCGATGCCATAAATGACCCGACATTCGCGGAAGAACTCGTCAATCTTTACGTGGACTATCTGGGAAGGCCCACGCCCATCACCGAATGTGCCAACCTGCCCCTAGAAGGCCACGGTAAGGGAAAAGCACGCATCTTCCTCAAGCGCGAAGACCTAGTGCACGGCGGTGCACACAAAGGCAACCAGGTTATCGCCCAAGCACTTCTTGCCAAACGTCTGGGGAAAACCAGGCTGATTGCAGAAACCGGCGCTGGACAGCATGGGACAGCCACAGCCATGGTGGCTGCCTTGTTTGGCATGAAATGCACCATCTACATGGGCGCTCGGGACGTCGCTAGGCAGCAACCCAATGTATATCGCATGCGGCTCATGGGGGCCGAGGTTGTCCCGGTGGAAGAAGCAAACGGTAACGGCCTTGAAAACGCCATTGACGTAGCGCTCATGGACTGGGTAAACAGCTACAAAGACACGCACTACCTCCTAGGCACGGCTGCCGGACCGCACCCATTCCCGACGCTGGTGAAAGAATTCCAGGCCGTCATCTCGCGGGAATCACGCGAGCAGATGATGGAACGAACCGGTGCGCTTCCCGACGTCGTGGTGGCGTGCGTGGGCGGCGGTTCCAACGCCATCGGCGCATTCGCCGACTACTTGACCGATAAGCCCGGAAACTCCGAGGTGAAGCTTGTTGGCGTAGAACCAGCAGGTGAGGGGCTTGATTCAGGCAAACATGGTGCCCCACTTAATCGGGGTCGGGCGGGTATCCTGCATGGTTCGCGCTCCTATGTCATGCTGGGGGAGGGGGATGAGGTGTTGCATTCCCATTCGGTATCAGCCGGACTTGATTATCCGGGTGTGGGTCCAGAGCATGCCTATCTTCTTGAATCGGGACGGGCTCAATATGTCGGCATCACTGACACTGAAGCGCTGCAAGCGTTCCGCCTGCTGAGCCGCCACGAAGGCATCATTCCCGCCCTAGAATCAAGCCATGCGCTGGCCTACGCACTCAAACTTGCAGACATTGCGGAGGAAACGGGCGAGGAGACCACCATCCTGGTGAACTTGTCCGGTCGTGGCGATAAGGATGTCAACTATGTTCGTGCCTTGCTCGGCGATCTTGCAGCC from the Corynebacterium durum genome contains:
- a CDS encoding NUDIX hydrolase, with translation MGTPQFILNLRKKIGHDELWLPGVTGVILRSGDGGGGEGTAQEVLLVQRSDNHHWTPVTGICEPSEQPDTAIMREALEETGLQIQVDRLLWVQAIDALTYINGDVASYMDTAFACSVVPGTSSIPHVADDESVAVGWFHVDELPAMKPRFEHLITIASTGTSRSPAGWGPAST
- a CDS encoding heavy metal translocating P-type ATPase produces the protein MSDACGCTTSTPAENTHGARYQFWDNALILPILSGLLLVLGVITEGRVPGTVHQLFFWASLVAGGITFVPDALKRLVLPGRRLRQRLSIGLLMTISAIGAVLLGYTAEAAALAFLFSIAETLEDRAFAQARSSLRSLYELIPSTATVRRGAETVEITSADIVPGDVIVLRAGDAAPTDGNVSRGTSSLDTAAITGESLPRDVAEGDEVHAGSINLAAPIEITATSPGTDNSITTIVRLVEDAQNKQGERARLADRIARPLIPGVLVLSLLVGVIGSFLGDPATWITRALIVLVAASPCAIAIAVPVTVISAIGAATRWGVIITSGSAFERLGAIDRLAFDKTGTLTANRPTVTTVIGDPDTVALAASVEQHSLHPLAQAIVAAHEGPLLETHNIVETPGQGIKAEVIDSAGQSRTITIQSPRSCTFLQEKWAHTTHDLEQTGATVVVVAEDDTVKGLVGIGDPARESSARAIEELHTMGIRTAMLTGDNKHAGKALATTVGIDEVHAELLPEDKAQFVDGRWAMVGDGINDAPALAAATVGIAMGATGTDAAMASADVALTGTDLRLLPRAMAHARAARRIMNVNIGLALAIIVALPPLALCGVLGLAEVVFIHEVAEVAIIANGLRAGLRRRSQMLL
- the trpB gene encoding tryptophan synthase subunit beta yields the protein MSHPHRDTLLNAYFGEFGGQYVPDMLYPVLDELEQAYVDAINDPTFAEELVNLYVDYLGRPTPITECANLPLEGHGKGKARIFLKREDLVHGGAHKGNQVIAQALLAKRLGKTRLIAETGAGQHGTATAMVAALFGMKCTIYMGARDVARQQPNVYRMRLMGAEVVPVEEANGNGLENAIDVALMDWVNSYKDTHYLLGTAAGPHPFPTLVKEFQAVISRESREQMMERTGALPDVVVACVGGGSNAIGAFADYLTDKPGNSEVKLVGVEPAGEGLDSGKHGAPLNRGRAGILHGSRSYVMLGEGDEVLHSHSVSAGLDYPGVGPEHAYLLESGRAQYVGITDTEALQAFRLLSRHEGIIPALESSHALAYALKLADIAEETGEETTILVNLSGRGDKDVNYVRALLGDLAATDPMEHPVQDLHVADVIAELSRTDSDDTVEG